One window of Mangrovibacterium diazotrophicum genomic DNA carries:
- the metH gene encoding methionine synthase — protein sequence MTQKKDIREELKHRVLVLDGAMGTMIQKYKLTEADFRTPEFAELTNELFGNNDLLSITRPDIIKTIHSQFLDAGSDIIETNTFNATSISQADYHTEKWVYQINLQSAIIAREVADEYTAKNPDKPRYVAGALGPTNKTLSLSPDVNDPGYRATTFDLVKESYREQVKGLLDGGVDLLLVETIFDTLNAKAALFAIEEELEERDLHLPVMVSGTITDASGRTLSGQTVEAFLNSVRHIDLLSIGLNCSLGAKDMRPYLEEMSKKAPFYISAYPNAGLPNQFGEYDETPEEMATQVKDFLDNHFVNIIGGCCGTTPDHIRKFAGVAAAAEPHVKQKNDELTRFSGLEPVTITPETNFVNIGERCNVSGSIKFARLIREQKYEEALAVARDQVENGAQVIDVNLDDAMLDAEKEMVTFLNLLMAEPDIAKLPVMVDSSKWTVIEAGLKCLQGKAIVNSISLKEGEEQFLEHAHKIKLYGAAVVVMAFDEKGQADNFERRVEICTRAYKLLTEKLNFPAEDIIFDPNILTIGTGMEEHNNYAVDFIDAVRWIKQNLPHAKTSGGVSNVSFSFRGNNLVREAIHSVFLFHAIKAGLDMGIVNPGMLQIYDEIPKDLLEYIEDLVMNRRPDATERLLDFAQTLKADEGKVVKKDEWRELPAEKRLEHALVKGIPDFVEQDLDEIIPSYSPTLNIIEGPLMDGMNVVGDLFGSGKMFLPQVIKSARVMKKAVAHLLPFIEADKAKFKDQQSNQKRVLMATVKGDVHDIGKNIVGVVLGCNNYEVIDLGVMVPTEKILETAIKEKVDMIGLSGLITPSLEIMVNVAAEMERQGFSLPLLIGGATTSKIHTAVKIAPQYSHPVVHVKDASRTVNVVANLLAKNEEYMQSVRDEYAQIREFHGQKKQKEYLTLEEARANKFTPDWSADVIYKPKQTGVFELIDFPLEELRKYIDWNFFFFVWELKGRFPEILDDEVQGEQARKVYEDAQIMLDEIIEKKMLQANGVYSLWPAQAEGDDIVLFEDESCKTELGRFYHLRQQEKKKEGIPNFCLSDFVAPKESGRTDYCGGFAVTAGIGIEQWLEQYKADHDDYKAIMLEALADRLAEAFAELLHEKVRREYWAYAPDENLSWDDILKVRYQGIRPALGYPACPEHQEKENLFNLLGAEKIGIKLTEHYAMYPTAAVCGQYFAHPESRYFSLEKISKDQVEDYAKRKGVAVDLVEQFLPVNINYKGI from the coding sequence ATGACACAAAAAAAAGACATACGTGAGGAACTGAAACACCGCGTGCTGGTGCTCGACGGAGCCATGGGAACCATGATCCAAAAGTACAAGCTGACGGAAGCCGATTTCAGAACGCCTGAATTTGCTGAATTGACCAATGAGCTGTTCGGAAACAACGACTTGCTGTCGATTACCCGTCCGGACATCATCAAGACCATTCACAGCCAGTTCCTCGATGCCGGTTCCGATATTATCGAAACCAATACCTTCAACGCGACCAGCATTTCGCAAGCCGATTATCACACCGAAAAATGGGTGTACCAAATCAACTTGCAATCGGCCATCATTGCCCGCGAAGTCGCCGACGAATACACGGCTAAAAATCCCGATAAACCGCGTTACGTAGCCGGTGCGTTGGGACCAACCAATAAAACACTCTCGCTGTCGCCCGATGTGAACGACCCGGGTTACCGCGCTACGACCTTCGATTTGGTGAAGGAATCGTACCGCGAGCAGGTAAAAGGCTTGCTGGATGGCGGCGTGGATTTGCTGCTGGTGGAAACCATCTTCGACACGCTGAACGCCAAAGCGGCCTTGTTTGCCATTGAGGAAGAACTGGAAGAACGTGACCTGCACCTGCCGGTGATGGTGTCGGGAACAATTACCGATGCCAGCGGACGAACACTGTCGGGACAAACCGTGGAGGCATTCCTGAACTCGGTGCGCCACATCGACCTGCTGAGTATTGGTTTGAACTGCTCGCTCGGTGCGAAAGACATGCGTCCGTACCTGGAAGAAATGTCGAAAAAAGCGCCTTTCTACATCAGCGCGTACCCGAATGCGGGCTTGCCAAACCAGTTTGGCGAGTACGACGAAACGCCCGAAGAAATGGCTACCCAGGTGAAAGATTTCCTGGATAACCACTTTGTAAACATCATTGGCGGTTGCTGCGGAACTACGCCCGATCACATCCGGAAATTTGCCGGAGTGGCGGCTGCTGCCGAGCCACACGTGAAACAAAAGAACGACGAGTTAACCCGTTTCAGCGGACTGGAGCCGGTGACCATCACGCCCGAAACCAATTTTGTGAATATTGGTGAACGCTGTAATGTGTCGGGTTCCATCAAGTTTGCGCGCCTGATTCGGGAACAAAAATACGAAGAGGCATTGGCTGTAGCCCGTGATCAGGTAGAGAACGGCGCACAGGTGATCGACGTGAATTTGGACGATGCCATGCTCGATGCCGAAAAGGAAATGGTGACATTCCTGAACCTGCTGATGGCTGAACCGGACATTGCCAAGTTGCCGGTGATGGTGGACAGCTCCAAATGGACGGTGATTGAAGCCGGTTTGAAGTGCCTGCAGGGGAAAGCCATTGTAAACTCGATTAGCTTGAAAGAAGGCGAGGAGCAGTTCCTCGAACACGCCCATAAAATCAAACTCTACGGTGCTGCCGTGGTGGTGATGGCCTTCGATGAAAAAGGTCAGGCCGATAACTTCGAGCGCCGCGTGGAGATTTGTACACGCGCCTACAAGTTACTGACCGAAAAGCTGAATTTCCCGGCCGAGGACATCATCTTCGACCCGAATATTCTGACCATCGGAACCGGTATGGAAGAACACAACAACTACGCTGTGGACTTCATCGACGCGGTGCGCTGGATCAAACAAAACCTGCCGCATGCCAAAACAAGTGGTGGGGTGAGTAACGTGTCCTTCTCGTTCCGCGGAAACAATCTGGTGCGCGAGGCCATTCACTCGGTGTTCCTGTTCCACGCCATCAAAGCGGGGCTGGACATGGGTATTGTGAACCCGGGGATGCTGCAGATTTACGATGAAATTCCGAAGGATTTACTCGAATACATTGAAGATTTGGTGATGAACCGCCGCCCGGACGCCACCGAACGTTTGCTGGATTTTGCCCAAACATTGAAGGCTGATGAGGGCAAAGTCGTGAAGAAAGACGAATGGCGGGAACTGCCCGCAGAAAAGCGTCTGGAACACGCCTTGGTAAAAGGTATTCCGGATTTTGTGGAGCAGGATTTGGACGAGATTATTCCATCATACAGCCCAACGCTGAATATCATTGAAGGTCCGCTGATGGACGGCATGAACGTGGTGGGCGACCTGTTTGGATCGGGTAAAATGTTCCTGCCACAGGTCATCAAATCTGCTCGTGTAATGAAAAAAGCGGTGGCCCACTTGCTGCCATTCATCGAAGCCGATAAAGCGAAATTCAAGGATCAGCAAAGCAACCAGAAAAGGGTGCTGATGGCAACCGTGAAAGGCGATGTGCACGACATTGGTAAAAACATTGTGGGCGTGGTGCTGGGCTGTAACAACTACGAGGTGATCGACCTGGGGGTGATGGTGCCAACCGAGAAGATCCTGGAAACAGCTATCAAGGAAAAGGTGGATATGATCGGCCTTAGTGGTTTGATTACGCCATCGCTGGAAATCATGGTGAATGTTGCTGCCGAAATGGAGCGCCAGGGCTTTAGCTTGCCACTGTTGATTGGTGGTGCCACAACCTCGAAAATACATACAGCCGTGAAAATTGCCCCGCAATATTCGCATCCGGTGGTGCATGTGAAAGATGCCAGCCGTACGGTGAATGTGGTGGCCAATTTGCTGGCTAAAAACGAAGAATACATGCAGTCGGTGAGGGATGAATACGCGCAGATTCGCGAATTCCACGGGCAGAAAAAGCAGAAGGAATACCTGACGCTGGAGGAAGCCCGTGCCAATAAATTCACACCTGACTGGAGCGCCGATGTAATCTATAAACCGAAGCAAACCGGGGTGTTCGAGCTCATCGACTTCCCGCTCGAGGAGCTACGCAAATACATCGACTGGAACTTCTTCTTCTTTGTGTGGGAGCTGAAAGGTCGCTTCCCCGAAATCCTGGACGACGAAGTTCAGGGTGAACAGGCACGCAAAGTGTATGAAGATGCCCAGATCATGCTCGACGAAATCATTGAGAAGAAAATGTTGCAGGCGAACGGCGTTTACTCGCTTTGGCCGGCACAAGCGGAAGGCGATGATATCGTGTTGTTTGAGGACGAAAGCTGCAAAACGGAGCTGGGACGTTTCTACCATCTGCGTCAGCAAGAGAAGAAGAAAGAAGGTATCCCAAACTTCTGTCTGTCAGACTTCGTTGCACCGAAAGAGAGCGGTAGAACGGACTATTGCGGTGGATTTGCCGTAACTGCGGGTATTGGAATCGAGCAATGGTTGGAGCAATACAAAGCCGACCACGACGATTATAAAGCCATTATGCTTGAGGCGCTGGCCGACCGCCTGGCAGAAGCTTTTGCTGAGCTGCTGCACGAGAAGGTGCGTCGGGAATACTGGGCTTATGCCCCCGATGAAAACCTCAGCTGGGACGATATTTTGAAAGTTCGTTACCAGGGAATTCGCCCGGCGTTGGGCTATCCGGCTTGTCCGGAACACCAGGAAAAAGAAAACCTGTTCAACCTGTTGGGAGCCGAGAAAATCGGCATCAAACTAACCGAGCACTATGCAATGTACCCAACAGCTGCGGTTTGTGGCCAGTACTTTGCACATCCGGAATCTCGCTACTTCAGCCTGGAGAAAATCAGTAAAGATCAGGTTGAAGATTACGCTAAACGAAAAGGGGTAGCAGTGGATCTGGTGGAGCAATTCCTTCCGGTAAATATCAATTACAAAGGAATTTAA
- a CDS encoding UPF0280 family protein, with amino-acid sequence MLFEPRTYRNCFPKERFQSFVVEYLDADVWVGVDPESFRPEMEAEVFVTLKETIDELRAYVETDPLFRKSLKPCPVSEEAPDNIRKLAESSAQAATGPLAAKSGLLNERIGQALLEKFEINELILENSGDLYLKLRDSLIVSIFADDLEDSGLMGLEVLPEQTPVGIGTGLGTKGHPINHTKADAVMVMAQSGADASAFAVGVGNRVKKVDDLDKVLKHLKLVPEVLAAVFIVEDQIAVHGDNELKLIF; translated from the coding sequence ATGTTATTTGAACCGAGAACATATCGAAACTGCTTCCCAAAGGAGCGTTTTCAGTCGTTTGTTGTAGAATATCTCGACGCCGATGTTTGGGTTGGGGTTGACCCGGAGTCTTTTCGGCCCGAAATGGAGGCTGAAGTATTCGTGACCTTAAAGGAAACGATCGATGAGCTGCGGGCTTACGTGGAAACTGATCCGCTTTTTCGGAAGAGTTTAAAGCCTTGTCCGGTGTCGGAAGAGGCTCCCGATAATATCCGGAAGCTGGCTGAATCGTCGGCACAGGCAGCAACCGGGCCGCTGGCCGCAAAGAGCGGTTTGCTGAACGAACGCATCGGTCAGGCCCTGCTCGAAAAGTTCGAAATCAACGAATTGATCCTGGAAAATAGCGGAGATTTGTATTTAAAGCTTCGAGATTCGCTGATTGTGAGTATTTTTGCCGACGATTTGGAAGATTCGGGCCTGATGGGCCTCGAAGTGCTGCCCGAACAAACCCCGGTTGGTATTGGTACCGGCTTGGGAACCAAGGGCCACCCGATCAATCACACCAAAGCTGATGCCGTGATGGTTATGGCTCAAAGCGGGGCCGATGCCAGTGCATTTGCCGTTGGCGTGGGCAACCGGGTGAAAAAGGTCGACGACCTGGACAAAGTGCTGAAGCATTTGAAACTGGTGCCCGAAGTGTTGGCAGCCGTTTTTATTGTGGAAGACCAAATTGCCGTGCATGGCGATAACGAATTGAAACTGATTTTTTAA
- a CDS encoding radical SAM protein — MLRNQEEYQVKYNYLKFPSPDEAATAMLERQQILEAIGDRVEWGFHKSKVDVKKLSRGCQLCGEGQWSCLFINNLCNGKCFYCPTQQNDLARPETNTLIFDEPESYVEYIRQFGFKGVSISGGEPLISFDKSLAFVKAVKEAFGDEVYVWLYTNGILLTPEKVEAFKLAGLNEMRFDIGATEYKTDQLQLAVGKIPVVTVEIPAVPQEEDLLKAKIRELKDLGVSHLNFHQMRLTPYNFNQLVEHDYTYTHGEKVTVIDSELTALRLIQYSLDEGIDLPINYCAFVYKNRHQKSANRQKHAHIVAYPWENVTTNGFIRNLFTKVPADKKSEIEAVFAPEIAAGKASFSARSGRLDFHVEQLEKARQLGLPVYVEYHVSHIFPQATGLNDLETIYLNDEKEVVVERRAACLPVELNELRMSVMDAILDKRETYAEVEDAELQHIMTYEFIPEGLGDYF, encoded by the coding sequence TTGCTGAGGAATCAGGAAGAATATCAGGTGAAATACAACTATTTGAAGTTCCCGTCGCCCGATGAAGCTGCTACCGCGATGCTGGAGCGCCAACAAATTTTGGAGGCCATCGGCGACCGCGTTGAATGGGGATTTCATAAGAGTAAAGTTGATGTAAAAAAACTTTCACGGGGCTGCCAGCTTTGCGGCGAAGGGCAGTGGTCGTGTCTTTTCATCAACAACCTGTGTAACGGGAAGTGTTTTTACTGCCCGACACAGCAAAACGATTTGGCTCGGCCAGAGACGAATACACTTATTTTTGACGAACCGGAAAGCTATGTGGAATATATTCGGCAGTTTGGCTTTAAAGGCGTGAGTATTTCGGGGGGCGAGCCGCTGATTAGTTTCGACAAGAGTCTGGCTTTTGTAAAAGCGGTGAAAGAGGCCTTCGGCGACGAGGTTTACGTCTGGTTGTACACCAACGGAATTCTGTTGACTCCGGAAAAGGTTGAAGCTTTCAAATTAGCTGGTTTGAATGAAATGCGCTTCGACATTGGAGCAACGGAGTACAAGACAGATCAGCTGCAACTGGCGGTTGGTAAAATCCCGGTGGTAACGGTCGAAATACCGGCTGTACCGCAGGAAGAAGATTTGTTGAAAGCAAAGATCCGCGAGCTGAAAGATCTCGGCGTGAGTCATCTCAACTTCCACCAAATGAGGTTGACACCTTATAATTTCAATCAATTAGTAGAACACGATTACACCTACACACACGGCGAAAAAGTGACGGTAATCGACTCGGAATTAACCGCTTTAAGATTGATCCAATACAGTTTGGACGAGGGGATTGACTTACCAATCAACTATTGCGCCTTCGTGTATAAGAATCGTCATCAGAAATCGGCGAACCGGCAAAAACATGCACACATTGTGGCATATCCGTGGGAAAATGTCACCACAAATGGTTTTATCCGCAACCTGTTTACGAAAGTACCTGCTGATAAAAAGTCGGAAATAGAAGCTGTTTTTGCACCTGAAATTGCAGCCGGAAAAGCGAGTTTTTCAGCGCGGAGCGGTCGACTGGATTTTCACGTGGAACAACTCGAAAAAGCGAGACAGTTGGGTTTACCGGTATATGTTGAATACCATGTGAGCCACATTTTTCCGCAAGCTACAGGCTTGAACGATCTCGAAACCATTTACCTGAATGATGAAAAAGAAGTAGTTGTGGAACGGCGTGCGGCTTGTTTGCCTGTTGAATTGAATGAACTCAGGATGAGCGTCATGGATGCTATTCTGGATAAAAGGGAAACCTACGCTGAAGTAGAAGATGCAGAATTACAACACATTATGACCTACGAATTTATTCCTGAAGGTTTGGGAGATTACTTTTAA
- the fumC gene encoding class II fumarate hydratase → MNYRIEHDTLGEVNVPADKYWGAQTQRSIQNFKIGKPASMPIEVIHAYGILKKAAAITNCSLGVLTTKKKKAIIAVCDEIVAGKLDDQFPLVVWQTGSGTQTNMNVNEVISNRSHVLAGNKLGEGKPAIHPNDDVNKSQSSNDTFPTAMHIAACIKLLDHTIPALEMLRDALEEQSEAMMSLVKIGRTHWMDATPLTFGQEFSGYVSQIEHGLVALKNTLPHLLELALGGTAVGTGLNTPDGYAEKVADTIAELTELPFRTARNKFEALAAHDALVESHGALKQIAVSLMKIANDIRLMASGPRSGIGELILPANEPGSSIMPGKVNPTQIEALTMVCVQVMGNDTTMSIAGSNGFFELNVYKPLMINTFLQSATLLGDACKSFTELCVSGIRANTSRVQQQVEQSLMLVTALNTHIGYENAAKIAKKAYAENTSLKEAALALNLLTAEQFDEWIVPEKMVNLQKHKNPSGGSETE, encoded by the coding sequence ATGAATTACCGTATTGAACACGATACTTTGGGTGAGGTCAATGTACCTGCCGACAAGTACTGGGGCGCACAAACACAACGATCAATTCAAAATTTTAAAATCGGAAAACCGGCAAGCATGCCGATCGAAGTTATTCATGCTTATGGAATTTTAAAGAAAGCAGCAGCTATTACCAATTGCAGTTTGGGCGTTTTGACTACTAAGAAAAAGAAAGCGATTATCGCTGTTTGCGATGAAATTGTAGCCGGCAAACTCGACGACCAGTTCCCACTAGTCGTTTGGCAAACAGGTTCGGGCACGCAAACAAATATGAATGTGAATGAGGTGATTTCGAACCGTTCACATGTGCTAGCGGGCAATAAATTGGGAGAAGGCAAACCTGCCATTCACCCAAATGATGATGTCAACAAATCGCAGTCGTCCAACGATACCTTTCCCACTGCCATGCACATTGCGGCCTGCATCAAACTCCTGGATCACACCATTCCTGCATTGGAAATGTTGCGCGATGCTTTGGAGGAGCAATCCGAGGCCATGATGAGCCTGGTGAAGATTGGACGCACCCATTGGATGGACGCTACCCCGCTCACTTTTGGACAGGAGTTCTCGGGTTATGTGTCTCAAATCGAACACGGATTAGTTGCGCTGAAAAATACCTTGCCGCACCTCCTCGAACTGGCTTTGGGCGGAACAGCTGTTGGTACCGGCTTGAATACGCCCGATGGATATGCTGAAAAAGTAGCTGACACCATAGCAGAACTGACCGAATTGCCCTTCAGGACGGCCCGAAATAAATTTGAGGCCCTGGCTGCGCATGATGCCTTGGTTGAATCGCATGGAGCGCTGAAACAAATTGCCGTCAGTTTGATGAAAATTGCCAACGATATTCGCCTGATGGCATCCGGACCGCGCTCCGGAATCGGCGAACTTATTCTGCCTGCCAATGAACCGGGATCGTCCATCATGCCCGGGAAAGTAAATCCAACTCAAATTGAAGCGCTCACCATGGTCTGTGTTCAGGTAATGGGCAACGACACCACCATGAGCATTGCAGGATCCAATGGTTTCTTCGAACTAAATGTTTACAAACCACTCATGATCAACACCTTTTTGCAATCAGCCACACTTTTGGGCGATGCTTGCAAATCATTCACAGAACTTTGTGTTTCAGGAATTCGGGCAAACACCAGCCGGGTTCAGCAACAGGTTGAGCAGTCGCTGATGCTTGTAACAGCTCTCAATACGCACATAGGTTACGAAAATGCGGCAAAGATTGCCAAGAAGGCTTATGCAGAAAACACGAGTCTGAAAGAAGCGGCGCTCGCTCTCAACCTACTGACCGCCGAGCAGTTTGATGAATGGATAGTTCCTGAAAAAATGGTGAATTTACAAAAGCATAAAAATCCCTCTGGGGGCTCAGAAACAGAATAG
- the cysS gene encoding cysteine--tRNA ligase, with translation MDNQLQIYNTLSRKKEVFEPLHPGKVGLYVCGPTVYGKAHLGHARPAVTYDLLFRYLKHLGYKVRYVRNITDVGHLANDADEGEDKIAKKARLDELEPMEVVQLYTNDYHKNMEKLNVLPPSIEPRATGHIIEQIDVVQKILDAGYAYESKGSVYFDVEKYAKDYPYGELSGRKIEDLQANTRDLDGQDEKHSPLDFAIWKKASPEHIMRWPSKWSDGFPGWHLECTAMSCKYLGETFDIHGGGMDLTFPHHEAEIAQAKAANGHDAVRYWMHNNMITLNGQKMGKSLGNAISLDEFFAGDHPLLEKAYNPMTIRFFMLTAHYRSTLDFSNEALQAAEKGMERLLKASETLDKLTASDQSSASVNVAELKEKCYAAMNDDLNSPIAIAHLFDGVKLINSIADGKATISAEDLEALKSLFNTFVFDLFGLNKPEQASGNVEAFDSAIDLLLQLRQDAKANKDWATADKIRNELTRLGFEIKDTKEGSTWELK, from the coding sequence ATGGACAACCAACTACAGATCTACAATACATTATCACGCAAAAAAGAGGTTTTTGAACCGCTCCATCCGGGCAAAGTCGGATTGTACGTTTGCGGCCCTACCGTTTACGGCAAGGCGCACCTGGGACACGCGCGTCCGGCGGTCACTTACGACCTTCTTTTCCGCTATTTAAAACACCTTGGCTACAAGGTTCGCTACGTGCGCAACATCACCGATGTTGGTCACCTGGCCAACGATGCCGATGAAGGTGAGGACAAAATTGCCAAAAAAGCACGTTTGGATGAACTGGAACCCATGGAAGTGGTGCAGCTTTACACAAACGATTATCATAAAAATATGGAGAAGCTGAATGTGCTTCCTCCAAGCATTGAGCCGCGTGCAACAGGGCACATCATCGAGCAAATCGACGTTGTTCAGAAAATTCTGGATGCCGGATACGCTTATGAAAGTAAAGGTTCGGTCTATTTCGACGTTGAAAAATACGCGAAAGACTACCCTTACGGAGAGCTTTCGGGTCGTAAAATTGAAGACCTGCAAGCTAACACCCGCGACCTAGACGGACAGGATGAAAAACATTCTCCACTGGATTTCGCCATTTGGAAAAAAGCTTCGCCGGAACACATCATGCGCTGGCCATCCAAATGGAGCGACGGTTTTCCGGGATGGCACCTCGAGTGTACGGCGATGAGCTGCAAATATTTAGGCGAAACCTTTGATATTCATGGCGGTGGAATGGATTTGACTTTCCCGCACCACGAAGCTGAGATAGCTCAGGCAAAAGCAGCAAACGGACACGATGCCGTTCGCTACTGGATGCACAACAACATGATTACGCTGAACGGGCAGAAAATGGGAAAATCATTGGGCAACGCGATTTCTTTGGACGAATTTTTCGCAGGCGATCATCCGTTGCTCGAAAAGGCTTACAACCCGATGACTATTCGTTTCTTCATGCTGACAGCTCACTATCGCAGCACACTGGATTTCTCGAATGAGGCTTTGCAAGCAGCAGAAAAGGGCATGGAGCGTCTGCTGAAAGCATCGGAAACACTGGACAAATTAACGGCCAGCGATCAATCATCAGCGTCGGTAAACGTAGCAGAGCTGAAAGAAAAATGCTATGCGGCCATGAACGATGATTTGAACAGCCCAATTGCTATTGCTCACCTATTTGATGGTGTGAAGTTGATCAACTCGATTGCAGACGGCAAAGCAACAATTTCAGCTGAAGATCTGGAGGCCTTGAAATCGTTGTTCAATACCTTCGTTTTCGATTTGTTTGGCCTGAACAAGCCTGAACAAGCTTCCGGAAACGTTGAAGCATTTGATTCTGCAATTGACTTGTTGTTGCAACTGCGCCAGGATGCAAAAGCCAATAAAGACTGGGCTACTGCTGATAAAATCCGCAACGAACTGACCAGACTGGGTTTTGAAATTAAAGACACCAAAGAAGGTTCGACCTGGGAATTGAAGTAA
- the nikR gene encoding nickel-responsive transcriptional regulator NikR, producing the protein MAVSRFGVSLDEELLKALDEYVQENNFSNRSQAIRFLVEKNLVEKKWKCDNIVAGAITLVYNTKKKEIRSRIQDIQADNTEVILSSQLFHLNPENCMEIVAVKGPSSKLTELSDQLIAVKGIQHGKLIMSKVE; encoded by the coding sequence ATGGCAGTATCACGATTTGGCGTATCGTTAGACGAAGAGTTACTCAAAGCACTGGATGAATACGTCCAGGAAAACAATTTCTCCAATCGGTCGCAAGCAATCCGGTTCCTCGTGGAAAAAAACCTTGTGGAAAAAAAGTGGAAATGCGATAACATTGTCGCTGGTGCCATCACCTTGGTTTACAATACAAAAAAGAAAGAAATCCGTTCCCGAATTCAGGATATTCAAGCTGATAACACCGAGGTTATTCTATCCTCTCAACTTTTTCACCTAAACCCGGAAAACTGCATGGAAATCGTAGCCGTCAAAGGTCCCTCCTCCAAACTAACTGAACTTTCGGACCAGTTGATTGCTGTAAAAGGCATTCAACACGGCAAACTCATCATGAGTAAAGTCGAATAG
- a CDS encoding thioredoxin family protein, protein MKQFLTVLFFALAVIAQAQVEPIYNPEADAQADINAAVEQAAKEGKHVFLKIGGNWCGWCRQFHQFIKDDAEISEYISANFVVVNVNYSKENKNEDVLEKLGFPQRFGFPVFVILDAKGNRIHTQNSAYLEAKVGYDKSKVLAFFKQWSPAALDPKTYEN, encoded by the coding sequence ATGAAACAATTTTTGACGGTACTTTTTTTCGCACTTGCTGTAATTGCGCAAGCTCAGGTAGAGCCAATTTACAACCCCGAAGCAGATGCTCAGGCAGACATTAACGCCGCCGTTGAACAAGCTGCCAAAGAAGGTAAACACGTCTTTCTGAAAATTGGCGGAAACTGGTGCGGTTGGTGTCGCCAGTTTCATCAGTTCATTAAGGATGACGCTGAAATCAGCGAATACATCTCAGCTAATTTTGTCGTTGTGAACGTAAACTACAGCAAGGAAAACAAAAACGAAGATGTATTGGAAAAACTGGGGTTTCCACAACGATTTGGGTTCCCGGTATTCGTCATCCTCGACGCAAAAGGAAACCGCATTCATACGCAGAATTCAGCCTATTTAGAAGCTAAAGTAGGCTACGACAAGAGCAAAGTACTTGCCTTTTTCAAGCAGTGGTCACCGGCTGCGCTCGACCCGAAGACCTACGAAAATTAG
- the tdh gene encoding L-threonine 3-dehydrogenase, translated as MKAIVKSKPERGLWMEEVPMPAVGPNDVLIKVKKAAVCGTDLHIYKWDEWAQNTIKTPVTIGHEYMGEVVETGSEVDRVHVGERVTVEGHIACGFCRNCRRGRQHICDHTLGIGVQRDGGFAEYISVPAKNVLKIDSRIPDEILSIMDPLGNATHTALSFPLLGEDVLITGIGGPIGAMATAVSRFAGARNIVGTDLSPYRRNLARQMGATLVIDPMKENVNEAMRSLGMVAGFDIGLECSGSPVAFNDMVENMYNGGKISLLGLLPKNTQINWSKLIFKGLTLKGIYGREMYETWYHMEMMLTTGLDISPVITHRMEADDFQQAFDIMEEGNCGKIILNWE; from the coding sequence ATGAAAGCAATTGTCAAAAGCAAGCCGGAACGCGGCCTTTGGATGGAAGAGGTTCCCATGCCTGCTGTCGGTCCAAACGACGTTCTCATCAAGGTGAAAAAGGCTGCTGTTTGCGGAACTGACTTACACATTTACAAATGGGACGAATGGGCGCAAAATACCATTAAAACGCCGGTCACCATTGGCCACGAATACATGGGTGAGGTAGTTGAAACCGGATCCGAAGTTGACCGGGTTCATGTGGGCGAACGTGTTACTGTTGAAGGCCACATTGCCTGCGGTTTCTGCCGAAATTGCCGCCGTGGGCGCCAGCACATATGCGACCACACGCTTGGCATCGGGGTTCAGCGCGACGGTGGATTTGCCGAATACATTTCGGTGCCTGCAAAAAACGTTCTGAAGATTGATAGCCGCATTCCTGACGAAATCCTTTCGATCATGGATCCGCTCGGCAATGCCACACATACTGCGCTCTCCTTCCCGCTTTTGGGAGAAGATGTGCTGATCACCGGTATCGGCGGCCCGATTGGAGCAATGGCTACAGCGGTCTCTCGCTTCGCAGGAGCGCGAAACATTGTCGGAACTGACCTTTCCCCCTATCGACGAAATTTAGCCCGTCAAATGGGCGCTACGCTCGTTATTGACCCGATGAAGGAAAATGTGAACGAAGCCATGAGAAGCCTCGGAATGGTTGCCGGCTTCGACATCGGCCTGGAATGCAGTGGTTCGCCAGTCGCTTTCAACGATATGGTTGAGAATATGTACAACGGTGGCAAAATATCCCTGCTCGGCCTGCTGCCTAAAAACACTCAAATAAATTGGAGTAAATTGATTTTTAAAGGATTAACTTTAAAAGGAATCTACGGACGGGAAATGTACGAAACCTGGTATCACATGGAAATGATGCTGACAACTGGCCTCGATATTTCACCGGTCATCACCCATCGCATGGAAGCAGATGATTTTCAGCAAGCTTTCGATATTATGGAAGAAGGAAACTGCGGGAAAATTATTCTGAACTGGGAATAG